In Leptolyngbya sp. O-77, the genomic window CAATCAGGCGGCGATCGTAGCTGGCGGCGCTGTCGAGGGCAGCTTCGAGCTGGGCGCGGGTGCGGACTTTGGCAATGCCGACGGAGGACCCCAGGTTAGCGGGCTTGACAAAGCAGGGATAGCCCAGTTCGGCTTCAATCTCGTCGCACAGCTTAGGGAAAACACAGGGATTGGAATAGACCTGCGATCGCCGCACCACCCTATAGCCCACCTGGGGCAGCCCCGCCTGGGCAAACGCCATTTTCATAGCGATCTTGTCCATCCCCAGTGCCGACCCCAGCACCCCCGACCCCACAAACGGAGCCTGCATCAGCGTCAGCATTCCCTGCACCGTGCCGTCTTCGCCGTTGGGCCCGTGCAACACCGGGAACCACACGTCCACGCCGCTGACCTGCGCGGTCGATTGCCAGCGTTCTACCGCCGCCACCGTTGGCACTTGCAGGGCGCTGGTTTCGCCCGACGGGTCTGCCGGAGCATCCGAACTGCCCAATTCCAGCGGCACTCCCGCCGATAGAACGTGAATAGCAGACTCTCCCGCCAGCCAGCGGCCGTCTTTCTGGATATACACGGGCGCAAGTTCGTAGCGGTCTGCGTTGGCAGGGTCGCTCAAGCCACGGGCGATCGCCTGTGCCGAGCGAATCGATACCTCATGTTCTCCCGAACACCCACCAAACAGCAGCCCCACCCGCAACTTCGCCATTGCCTCGCCCCCGTCTAAAACGTACAGAATCTATTAATCGGAGATAGCGTATCATCTTCGCGGTGGTTTTAGGAGAATGAAGTGACGGGCTACAGAAGACGCGGAGACAGAAGACGTAGAGACAGACGGATAGGTTTAGGTTACAGTTACTCCAGCCTTCTCACTGCATCACTCCATCAGCCCAAAACATCAATATGACCCAAATACGGCCAAATACGACCCAAATACGACCCCAATGACCCAAAACCCTTCCTCCCAAGCCACGCCCACTCTCGCCGCATTGCAGCGCCTGATCGACGTGGTGGCAACGCTGCGATCGCCCGACGGCGGCTGTCCGTGGGATTTAGCCCAAACGCCAGAAACGCTGATTCCCTACGTGATTGAAGAAGCGTATGAAGTGGTGGATGCAATTCGCCAGGGAAACCCAGAGGCGATCGCCGATGAGCTAGGCGACTTGCTGCTGCAAGTAGTGCTGCAAGCGCAGATTGCGTCGGAGGCGCAGCAGTTTTCGCTCAAGGAAATTGCCGAGGGCATTACCGAAAAGCTGATCCGCCGCCATCCCCATGTGTTTGGCGAGGTGACGGTGGCAGATGCGAGCGAGGTTGTGCAGAACTGGGAGCAAATCAAAGCCGAGGAAGAAAAGGCATCGGGGATTGAACGGCTAACCCCCCGGTTGGAACGCTACGGGCGATCGCTCCCGCCCCTCACCGCCGCCCTCAAAATTTCTCAAAAAGCGGCCAAAGCTGGCTTTGAGTGGGACAGCATCGAGGGCGTGTGGGACAAGTTTCACGAGGAGCTAGAAGAATTTCGGCAGGCGATCGCCCACGAACCCAAAGCCAACCAGCAAGCCGAACTGGGCGACCTGCTCTTTACGTTGGTGAACCTCGCCCGCTGGCACGACCTCAACCCCGCCGAAGCCCTCCACAGCACCAACCAGCGGTTTATCCAGCGCTTTGCCTTAGTAGAAGAGGCGATTTTGCAAGAGAGCGATCGCCCTTCAGGCGGTACAGAGTACCCTCGCCCTTTAGCCGACTACTCCCTAGAAGAACTCGAAGCCCTCTGGCAAACAGCCAAAGCTCGCCTGAAGCAGCGCGAGAAATAAGTTATGGACTCGATAATTTCAAAATTTGTCTCTAGAGCGTGCAAAAATTAGGACAACTGATTAAACTCAACGTCAGAATAGAGCAAGAAACCTTCTACTTTCCCAATTCACCTAAAAAGCGAAATACAGCGTTTTTGAAGCTAGTGAGGCACACGGATGGTCAATAAGCCCTTGCCTCGTGAGGGCGGCATGTGCCTCACCCCGCAAGAAAATGCTGTATCACTTAAATGGCTGCACTTTTATCTTAGCCGCCCTCAATCCAATCCATATATCTTGGTACACAAGCTGTACGTAAATTACGCAAATTGCTGTCATCAGAGACAACTGCTTTAGACATTTGAAGAAAAACGACAATTAGGTGAATCGATACTCAAAAGAAATGGAAACGATTCGACAGGTTGTGACCATAACCAGCGATCGCAAGATCGAAGTGACGCTGCCAGAGTCCGTACAGCCAGGACGGGTAGAAATCGTCATTGTGCTACAGCCGATTGCGGATGAATCTGTCTCTGTCCAGCCACCCAATTTCAAAGAGCTACTTGGCTTTTTGCCCAAACGGGTCGATCCGCTAGAATTTGAACGACAAATTCGAAATGAGTGGAACCGCTAATTCCTATTTGCTAGACACGAATATTTTCATCTATTACTTCAACGGTGAAGCTTTGCTAGAACCCCTGTTTGAAGATATTTTTTCAGGCAGGGCGATCGCCGCTTATTCTCCAATAACTTGGGTTGAGTTGCTTTGCTATCCCGCACTGACGGAAGCCGAAGCAGATCAAATTCGGTCATCCTTAAAAAGCCTAAAGCGTGTAGACTTGACAGAATCAGTTCTGGATACCGCTGCCCAAATTCGTCGAAGTGCGCGGATTACCTTACCAGACGCAATCATTGCCGCTTCTGCTCTCGAAACAGCGAGTCAACTCGTGACCAGAAATATCGCAGACTTTGCGCGAGTTGAGAGCTTAACGGTACTGAATCCTTTTTCAGAAATTTAATTGCGGAAATCTAAGCTAGAGCGATCGCCCTTCAGGCGGTACGGAGTACCCTCGCCCTTTGGCCAACTATTCCCTAGAAGAACTCGAAGCCCTCTGGCAATCAGCCAAAGCTCGCCTGAAGCAGGGTTAAACTGACGCAAACGAAACAGTTGGGCGATCGCCCCGCCGCTATGCTGACGGTCAACTGTTTCGCTCAGAACCTCTGATAGTCACTCACTCCCCCATTTCTCGCCCCTACGAGCCTTTGAAGCACCAGACGCTCGATCTCAAGGCCGCGCCGGATCTTAAGGAAAGCATTTATATCGGGCTGCATCGCGGCCCCGACGACCCGCTAGTACAGGCAAACACACCCAACCACGGCCCCAACCGGTATCCCCGCAACCTCCCCGGCTGGCGCGAGGCGGTAGAGCAATATTTCGATGCCATGCTGGACTTGTCCTACCAACTGATGCGGGGGCTGGCGCTCTCGCTCGACCTGGAGGAGCATCACTGCGACTCCCTGGCCGACGACCCCATGCCCATTTTGCGACTGCTGCACTACCCGCCCCATCCCGTACAAGCAGACGATCGCACTTGGGGCTGCGGCGCTCATACCGACTGGGGCTGCCTCACGATCCTGCTGCAAGACGCGGCGGGCGGCCTAAAGGTGAAAACCGCCAGCGGCGACTGGATTGCTGCCGAGCCGATTCCCGATACCGTTGTGATCAACATCGGCGACATGATGGCCCGCTGGAGCAACGACCACTATCAGTCCACGCCCCATCGCGTGGTGAACCGTTCGGGGGGCGATCGCTACTCCGTTCCCTTCTTTTTCGACATCAACTACCACGCGCTGGTCGAATGCCTGCCCACCTGCCAGAGCGAAACGAACCCGCCGAAATATCCGCCCATCACCGCAGGGGATCACATTGTTGAAATGTATCAAAAGACTTACCAGCGAGTAATGGGTTAGCGATGAGGAATAGCGCCCTCTAGTCCCTGGGGCCTGCGGCGCACCCCCAGCACCGACTTCACCGGCCGCTGAATCGGGCTGCCCTGAGCATCGACGCGACCCAAGACGGTGTTCCCGCTGACGTACAGCGAAGCGGAACTGCCGCCATCCAGGTTCATCGCGTTTACCACACCGAGCGATCGCAGAAAGTTCGACAGATCCACCAGCGACAGCCCAGAACTGGTCGGCGCGTTGGGGCGCTGAGCGGCCATCGCTAGCACAATGTCTCCATTGGGCAAAATCCCGACGGCAGAGCGGGCATTGGGCTGGGTGCTGCCAATGGCATCGCGGCCTGTGGCGGGGTCGGCAAAGCCTTCGGCTTCGAGCGTTAGGTCTGGCAGCAGGCGCGGGCCACCGCCAATCGCGTCTTGCAGCGTACAGCCGAAAGGGACGGCTTCGGCATGAAGGGCGATCGCATAGTGGTCGCGTTCCTGCCCCGGTTGCCCACAGCGATAGCGGCGAAACTCCGAGCGGTTCAGGATTTTGGGCAGGTAGGGCGTGAGGCTGGGGTTTTGCATGAGGCGATCGTTTTGACGCGGGTCGGCGACGAGTTGCCCGTTTTGCACGATGTAGGACGTGGTGAGTCCGTTCACTGGGTCAAAAAAGCCTGCGTTGATGGCTGCCACGGTTCCCGACTGCGCGGCAAACTGGGGCAGCGGCTGCAACGCTTGGGCGATCGCGGGCACAACCTCAAACGTGCGAATCGGCACTATCACCCAATGCACGTCCGCCGTGGGCAGGGCTTCTACGCGATATTGCACGTCATGCTGGTCATGCTGCACATCTGGGGAAGCTTCTGGGGACGAGTCTGGGGCGAGTAGCGCTGATAAAGCCGATAAACCCGTCGGGCTGCCTGCGCCTGCAACAGGGCGATCGCACCCCGCCAGTCCGCCTGCCAGTCCAGCAGCTAGTCCGGCAGCCAGTCCGGCAGCCAGTCCGCCTGCCACTAGCCAGCCCAGCCATCGCCCTTGCCAAACTCTCATGCCTGCTAAATCTCTAAGGTTTAACCCCAATTTGCCTCAGCGTTGTGAAGCGATATGGCTGACCCCAAGTTCCTGAGTCCCAGCCTATTACAGCAGATTTTTGAACAGCAGCACTACCCGTCCTGCGAGCTGGTCAAACAGGGGGCGATTTTGCCACTCGGCATAGGTGAGACACTGGCTATCGGCGATCGCCCCAATAAAGAACTGCTCCAGGTTTTGAGCCAGCGCCGGATAGCGCCCCGAAATGTTGAGTTCGTCATTGTGAAACGCACTGCGCGGGTCGAGGTTGGCGCTGCCCGTGCTGCCCCAGGCCTCATCCACCAGAATTAACTTAGCGTGCATCATGCTGGGCTGATACTCGCAAATCTCCACGTCTGCTCGCAGCAGGTTGCCGTATAGCTCTCGACTTGCCAGATGCACGAATTTTTTATCGGTCGCGTTGCTCATGGTCAACACGCGCACCTCAGCGCCGTTTTCGCGGGCGCGGATGAGTGCCTGGGTGATATTGCCATCGGGCACGAAGTAGGGGCTGGCAATCCACAGGCGATCGCGGGCTGCTAGCGCACTCAGTTGCACCAGCAGGCGAATCGACGACTCACTTAAACTAGACGTGCCGCTGGTGATGCATAGCGGGACTTCGCCTTCCGTCTGCACCGGGCTAATTTCCTGAGCCAAGTCTAAATCGCCGCCGCTATAGGCCCAGTGTTTCAGAAATTTGCCTTGCAGCAGCGTCACCACTTCGCCCTCGTAGGCCACTTCAAACTCTGCCCAGGGTGCAGTGTCGTGGTCAAATTCAGTGCCGTCCCAGTGGTTCGACACACCCGCCCCGCCGATCAGCACCTGCCGCCCGTCGATCATCAGCAGTTTCCGGTGCAGTCGCGAGTTGTATTTCAAGGGCGATCGCCAGTCGGGCGGCCGCAAAAAGCGATGTGGCCTGACGAATCGCGGCATTTCGGGCGGCGTAAATTTCATCCACAGATCGCCAAAACCCAGCCATGCGCCCAGTGGTGGATTCTGCACTGGTTAACCCCTCCACGCTCAGGGTAAAGCGGGGCTCGCTCAAGTCTGGTGCATTGGCGATCGCATATTCTGGCTGTGCCTCAAACACGCCGCGTAGGTATGCATAGCCGCCCGCCGTCAGCACCAAAAGCCCCAACCCCGCAGCCAGCCAGCCCCGCAGCCTGGCGAGAAGGGAAGATTGCTTTGGCCTCAGTGCCCTCTTGAAAACAGGCATAGTCAGGATATCAGGCAACAACGAGTTGATCTGTTTCTAAAATATCGGCTGGCGCAGGCCCGCCCTCTCTACCCCAGGGATAGCAAACAACTAGACAAGGGGCAGAGTCCGAGTTTCTGGAGTGCTGAAAGCGATCGCAGGGAGCGTTCGTCAGGCTACTCCTTCTCTTTCCGAGTTCTTTACCAGCGATTGCCTATGGTGTAGATGAACAAAGTCTGAGAGGAGTTTGAGATGCGTTTCTTAAATCGAACCGGTTTGATAGTTGTCGGTGCAGTCGGGCTGGTGGGCCTAGCCACGCTGGCGGGCTGCTCTACCCGGACTCAGGAAGCAGCGTCGGGGCCACCTGCCACACCGTTAGAATCCCCTTCTCTCACTGCTGCCGCAGACTATTCGGCGCTGACATCCGTTGTAGACAAGACAAGGGCTGCGATTGAAGCTGGGGATTTTGCAAAGGCTAAAGCCGAATTTGAAACCTTTGAGTCGGTTTGGGCCCCTGTAGAAGATGGCATCAAAGCAAAGTCATCGAGTGCCTACGACTCAATCGAGGAAAGCATGGACAAGGTTTCAGGCGCATTGAAGGCATCGCAACCCAACAAGGATGAAGTCCTGGCCGCCTTGAAGACAATGGACGAGGCGATCGCCAGCGTCTCGAAGTAATCGCCTTTTTCTTGCCTATCCAGAGTAGGGCGCGGAGGTAGTCACCATCGTGCCATGCTGCCTTCGCGCCATTTTTTTGCTCATTTCGTTTGCGACCGCTGCCATCTCTGCGATCGCTCCAACTTCTACTATTTCTGCAACCTCTAGAAGCCACAGGTAATTTCTATGAAACGAGCCTTCCGCAAATATCATCGACTGCTGGCGATCGCCCTCTGTTTGCCCCTGGGCTTAACGGTACTCAGCGGCATTGCCGTGACGCTAGTAGCGGAATGGGGCCTCGGCGGCGGGCTGATTTCTCGCAGCTTTTTACTCAGCCTCCACACCGGCGAAATCTTTCATTTAGAAGCAATTTATCCGCTCCTAGACGGAGTGGGGCTAGTGGGGCTGCTAGCCACTGGGCTAAGCATGACGGGGCTATTTCACAAAAAACACCCGACTCGCCTAGCTGGCTCCGCTCGGCACGACGATTAAACGGCCTACCCTTAAGGCGCAGGAGTTGATTCCTTGGGCACAGGAATTGATTCCTCGGTCACAACCAGTGCAAAGAATCAACTAACGAACTCAACTAAAGAACTCAACCTTTGAAACTGTTGCAGGTCGGCAGGCGAACGCAAAAGGTACTGCCGTCCCCCAACTGGCTTTGGACGCTGATTTGCCCGTGGTGGGCATGGGCAATGCTCTGGGCGATCGCTAGCCCCAGTCCTGTGCCCCCTTCTCGCTGCGATCGCGCCGGATCAGCCCGCCAAAATCGGTCAAATACATGGGGGATGTGTTCAGGTGCGATGCCCATGCCCGTATCACTCACATCGACCACCACCCATCCGCCCTCTGAGCGAGATTTTACGGTGATTTTTCCCTGACTTGGCGTATATTGCACGGCATTGCTCAGCAGATTAGAAAACAGGCGACGAAGCTGGGTCGCATCGCCACGTATGATGCTGCAAGACTGAAGCGAAAACTGGAGGGCGATCGCCTTTGCGTCTGCCTGGGGCACAAAGCTATCGACCAGATCTTCTAGCAAGTCGTCTAGTGGAATGTCAGCCGCCTGGTTTGCGAGGGGTGTCAGATTGCCATCATGCCGCGCCAGCAGCAGTAAATCATCCACCAGTTGCGTCATCTGGTCGGTGGCCGAGGCGATCGCCGCCAGCTTATTCACATCAGCCGGATGCACCCGTTCTGGATGGCTCTGCATCACATCAATTGAGGTCTTGATACCCGCCAGCGGATTGCGTAACTCATGGGAAGCGTCGGCAGTAAACTGCTTAAGCTGCTGAAAGCTTTGCTCAATCGGTCGGAGTGCCTGCCGTGTAAGCCAACCGCTTCCGAGTCCGCCGCCCACCAGCGCCACCAGCCCCCCCAACACCAGCCCCGCCCGCAGTCGCGACAGTTCCGCCTCGGTGCTTTCGATGGACTCGCTGACTCGCACATAGCCTTGAAGGATTGTGTTGGCTGGTTTTAAGTGGCTGCGATCGCCTGTTGAGGGGGTGTAAACGGGCACAGTCAGCATCCAGCACTCGTCTGTCCGTAGCCAATCTGCAACCGGATCAAGCGGTAGGGCAAAGAAACTCCGTCCGGCTTGCCCCAGGCGATCGCCCTCCGCATTAAACCATTCAATTCCCTGCGACGGCTTCCGCAAATCTTGCCACGGTAAATCCAGATCACCGTCATCGTCCAAGACACGATCAGGCTGCATGGAAACAGCATCAGGCTGTTTGAGCAAATCAGGCAGGCTGTGGGCAGCAGCATCCGCCAGCAAAATCAACCGGCGATCGCGCTCCTGCTTTAGACTATGCGACACAAACTGATACACGGCTGCTTCGGTTGCTGCCAGCGACAGTCCCAACACCGCCAGCGACGACAGCAACAGTCGCCATTGCAACGCACGAAAAGCAGGACTGGTCATGCAGCGATTTATCCAGATTGCTTAAGTCGATATCCTAAACCATACACAGTTTCAATAAAATCTGGCTCTGCCCCTGCTGCCATCAGCTTATGCCGCAGACTCCGCAGGTGAACCTTCACGGTCTCTTCGCCAGGGGGTTCTTCGGATGCCCAGAGGTGGTTCAAAATAACGCTGCGACTGAGGGTGCGTCCGCCGCTGCGAAGAAATAACTCTAGCAGCCCATATTCCTTGGGGGTCAGTGCAAGGGGCTGCCCGTCGTAGCTTACCTCAAAGGTTGCAGGGTTCAGACTCAGGCATCGCCACTCCAGCACAGGCGGCAGGGTGGCTCCGCTTCGCCGCAGCAGCGCTCGAATCCGCGCCAGCAATTCCTGCAAGTCAAACGGCTTGACGACATAATCATCCGCACCAGCATCCAGCCCGATTACCTTGTCGCTGCTGGTGTCTCGCGCTGTCAGCAGCAGCACTGGCGTCGAATCGTCGCTCTGGCGCATTCGCTGACAGAGTTCTATACCGCTTAGCCCTGGCAACATCACATCTAGCAGCACCAGACTATAATCATATGCTTCGAGCAAGTCCCAGCCCATCGGCCCATCGGCAGCCAGATCGACAGCGTAGCCTTGGTCAGTTAGGGCTTCGGCGAGGGCTTGCGAAATTCGTTCATCATCTTCTACTAGCAGCAGTTTCATGTTGAGTACTAACAACCACCTCCAGAAAGTGACTCCTATCATAGAAAGACTGGCTAAGAACTGACCGGATATGAAGACCAACGCCGCCCGCGCCCTGGATAAACTGGGCATTGCCTATGAGCTGCTGGAATATGAAGTAGACCCTGATGATCTAGCGGCCGAGTCCGTAGCGGCAAAGATTGGGCTAGAGCCAGAGCGCGTGTTCAAAACGCTGGTGGCCAGGGGCGATCGCACAGGTGTCATTCTCGCCGTCATTCCCGGCAACATGCACCTGAACCTCAAGGCGCTGGCCGCCCTCTCCGGCAACCGCAAAGTTGAAACCGTTCCACTCAAAGAGGTGCAGCCGCTCACGGGCTACATTCGCGGCGGCGTGACGGCCCTCGCCTGCAAAAAAGACTATCCCGTTTATATAGACGAGCTAATCGAGCTATTCGACACGATCACCATCTCCGCCGGAATGCGCGGTCTGCAAATCTTGATTGCGCCAAGCGACTACATTCAGGCTGTGAGCGGAACCGTCGGGGCGATCGCCCAGGAGAAGGAAAGTTAGAAGAGAGAAGAGAGAAGAGAGAAGAGAGAAGAGGGAAAAGGTGTCTTGAGATTTTCTTTTTTCGTTCTTCCTTTTTCTTTTTTCCTTTTCCCCCGTCACCCCAACGCCTGTCCGCTACGGCGAGATCGTGATATCAATCTGCTGTGGGCTGCTTCCTAGTGTCGAAAGCGGTGGCTGAATTGCAGCACTATTGCCCACTACAAGCGTCACCAGTTTGTCGGGCTGGAGATAGGTCTGGGCGGCACGGAGAATATCTTCGGCGGTGGTGGCTTCGACCTGCTTCTGATACTGGAAGATAAAGTCTTTGGGGTAGCCGTAGTATTCGTAGCGCATCAGGCGAGAGAGTGTCTGCCCCGGCGTTTCAAAGTTGAACACAAAGGCGTTGAGGGCTGAGTCTTTGGCCTGTTTTAGCTCCACGTCGGAAACGGGCGTGGTGCGGACTTTTTCGATTTCCGCCTTGAGCGCCTGGATAAAGGGAACAGTTGCATCAGAGCGGGTCTGTCCGCCGCCCACAAATACGCCTGGATAGTCAAACTGAGGCGACC contains:
- a CDS encoding D-alanine--D-alanine ligase family protein gives rise to the protein MAKLRVGLLFGGCSGEHEVSIRSAQAIARGLSDPANADRYELAPVYIQKDGRWLAGESAIHVLSAGVPLELGSSDAPADPSGETSALQVPTVAAVERWQSTAQVSGVDVWFPVLHGPNGEDGTVQGMLTLMQAPFVGSGVLGSALGMDKIAMKMAFAQAGLPQVGYRVVRRSQVYSNPCVFPKLCDEIEAELGYPCFVKPANLGSSVGIAKVRTRAQLEAALDSAASYDRRLIVEAAAPSPRELECAVLGNDHPQASVVGEITYSSDFYDYETKYTEGLADLHIPANLPAAIARQIQDMSICAFEAVDAAGLARVDFFYCESTGEVFINEINTMPGFTATSMYPMLWAASGVPFPELVDRLVKLALEER
- the mazG gene encoding nucleoside triphosphate pyrophosphohydrolase produces the protein MTQNPSSQATPTLAALQRLIDVVATLRSPDGGCPWDLAQTPETLIPYVIEEAYEVVDAIRQGNPEAIADELGDLLLQVVLQAQIASEAQQFSLKEIAEGITEKLIRRHPHVFGEVTVADASEVVQNWEQIKAEEEKASGIERLTPRLERYGRSLPPLTAALKISQKAAKAGFEWDSIEGVWDKFHEELEEFRQAIAHEPKANQQAELGDLLFTLVNLARWHDLNPAEALHSTNQRFIQRFALVEEAILQESDRPSGGTEYPRPLADYSLEELEALWQTAKARLKQREK
- a CDS encoding type II toxin-antitoxin system VapC family toxin: MSGTANSYLLDTNIFIYYFNGEALLEPLFEDIFSGRAIAAYSPITWVELLCYPALTEAEADQIRSSLKSLKRVDLTESVLDTAAQIRRSARITLPDAIIAASALETASQLVTRNIADFARVESLTVLNPFSEI
- a CDS encoding isopenicillin N synthase family dioxygenase; the encoded protein is MKHQTLDLKAAPDLKESIYIGLHRGPDDPLVQANTPNHGPNRYPRNLPGWREAVEQYFDAMLDLSYQLMRGLALSLDLEEHHCDSLADDPMPILRLLHYPPHPVQADDRTWGCGAHTDWGCLTILLQDAAGGLKVKTASGDWIAAEPIPDTVVINIGDMMARWSNDHYQSTPHRVVNRSGGDRYSVPFFFDINYHALVECLPTCQSETNPPKYPPITAGDHIVEMYQKTYQRVMG
- a CDS encoding phosphodiester glycosidase family protein; this translates as MRVWQGRWLGWLVAGGLAAGLAAGLAAGLAGGLAGCDRPVAGAGSPTGLSALSALLAPDSSPEASPDVQHDQHDVQYRVEALPTADVHWVIVPIRTFEVVPAIAQALQPLPQFAAQSGTVAAINAGFFDPVNGLTTSYIVQNGQLVADPRQNDRLMQNPSLTPYLPKILNRSEFRRYRCGQPGQERDHYAIALHAEAVPFGCTLQDAIGGGPRLLPDLTLEAEGFADPATGRDAIGSTQPNARSAVGILPNGDIVLAMAAQRPNAPTSSGLSLVDLSNFLRSLGVVNAMNLDGGSSASLYVSGNTVLGRVDAQGSPIQRPVKSVLGVRRRPQGLEGAIPHR
- a CDS encoding phospholipase D-like domain-containing protein translates to MIDGRQVLIGGAGVSNHWDGTEFDHDTAPWAEFEVAYEGEVVTLLQGKFLKHWAYSGGDLDLAQEISPVQTEGEVPLCITSGTSSLSESSIRLLVQLSALAARDRLWIASPYFVPDGNITQALIRARENGAEVRVLTMSNATDKKFVHLASRELYGNLLRADVEICEYQPSMMHAKLILVDEAWGSTGSANLDPRSAFHNDELNISGRYPALAQNLEQFFIGAIADSQCLTYAEWQNRPLFDQLAGRVVLLFKNLL
- a CDS encoding peptidase translates to MKRAFRKYHRLLAIALCLPLGLTVLSGIAVTLVAEWGLGGGLISRSFLLSLHTGEIFHLEAIYPLLDGVGLVGLLATGLSMTGLFHKKHPTRLAGSARHDD
- a CDS encoding sensor histidine kinase, which gives rise to MTSPAFRALQWRLLLSSLAVLGLSLAATEAAVYQFVSHSLKQERDRRLILLADAAAHSLPDLLKQPDAVSMQPDRVLDDDGDLDLPWQDLRKPSQGIEWFNAEGDRLGQAGRSFFALPLDPVADWLRTDECWMLTVPVYTPSTGDRSHLKPANTILQGYVRVSESIESTEAELSRLRAGLVLGGLVALVGGGLGSGWLTRQALRPIEQSFQQLKQFTADASHELRNPLAGIKTSIDVMQSHPERVHPADVNKLAAIASATDQMTQLVDDLLLLARHDGNLTPLANQAADIPLDDLLEDLVDSFVPQADAKAIALQFSLQSCSIIRGDATQLRRLFSNLLSNAVQYTPSQGKITVKSRSEGGWVVVDVSDTGMGIAPEHIPHVFDRFWRADPARSQREGGTGLGLAIAQSIAHAHHGQISVQSQLGDGSTFCVRLPTCNSFKG
- a CDS encoding response regulator transcription factor, which encodes MKLLLVEDDERISQALAEALTDQGYAVDLAADGPMGWDLLEAYDYSLVLLDVMLPGLSGIELCQRMRQSDDSTPVLLLTARDTSSDKVIGLDAGADDYVVKPFDLQELLARIRALLRRSGATLPPVLEWRCLSLNPATFEVSYDGQPLALTPKEYGLLELFLRSGGRTLSRSVILNHLWASEEPPGEETVKVHLRSLRHKLMAAGAEPDFIETVYGLGYRLKQSG
- the ybaK gene encoding Cys-tRNA(Pro) deacylase — protein: MKTNAARALDKLGIAYELLEYEVDPDDLAAESVAAKIGLEPERVFKTLVARGDRTGVILAVIPGNMHLNLKALAALSGNRKVETVPLKEVQPLTGYIRGGVTALACKKDYPVYIDELIELFDTITISAGMRGLQILIAPSDYIQAVSGTVGAIAQEKES